One window of the Candidatus Nanopelagicales bacterium genome contains the following:
- a CDS encoding DUF1801 domain-containing protein: MAESALETYVAGLSDEDAAAVRTLDAAIRKAHAGFDVAVKYRILMYALAGDWRHWVVSVDVTKRGPALRFLAGVIMDDPRGVLRPGTSTLMTWDFDRGARIPVTAVRAYVREAVARYPDYRERAEEITAQAREAHGRRGPRPR; encoded by the coding sequence ATGGCCGAGTCAGCGCTGGAGACGTACGTCGCGGGCCTGTCCGACGAGGACGCCGCCGCCGTCCGGACCCTGGACGCCGCGATCCGGAAGGCGCACGCCGGCTTCGACGTGGCGGTGAAGTACCGCATCCTGATGTACGCCCTCGCCGGCGACTGGCGGCACTGGGTGGTCTCCGTGGACGTGACGAAGCGGGGTCCCGCGCTGCGGTTCCTGGCCGGAGTCATCATGGACGACCCGCGCGGCGTGCTGCGGCCGGGGACGTCGACGCTGATGACCTGGGACTTCGACCGCGGTGCGCGGATCCCGGTGACGGCCGTGCGCGCGTACGTGCGGGAGGCGGTCGCGAGGTACCCCGACTACCGCGAGCGCGCCGAGGAGATCACCGCGCAGGCCCGGGAGGCGCACGGCCGGCGCGGTCCGCGTCCGCGCTAG
- a CDS encoding peptidoglycan-binding domain-containing protein, which translates to MRTTHPIRLSVAASLCVAAGWLTLAPAGLSGAVTRTSADSSAGARTAPRGLPATGKASARVAQPASPYVPQTSCDPVAKPGVVAFRDLVLATYRVGQDWGITRECTVGGVSEHKEGRAWDWGVDSTDPTQAAAARDLLRWLLAPGPDGAPGWQARRLGVMYIGWNKRIWGAYRAAEGWRPLPAGWNPHTDHVHFSFSWPGAVKATAWWTARPAAADYGPCPSYEGGPAPRRRAVGANHQPCPPAPPAPVAHGRLLWYGSSGGDVATLQARLGVSPQSGWYGPLTADAVAAWQAAHGLPRTGVVDARTRPGLLPAPPAAAGARPQATAGESPPSPQTRRLLVHRFGSKILRPGNRNKAVRAVQKLLVMPVAHRTGFFGPLTRAAVTAYQTQRGLVADAVVRPAMWELLRVAP; encoded by the coding sequence ATGCGGACCACCCACCCCATCCGTCTCAGCGTCGCCGCCAGCCTGTGCGTCGCCGCCGGATGGCTCACGCTCGCACCCGCCGGCCTCTCCGGCGCGGTGACCCGGACGTCCGCGGACTCCTCCGCCGGCGCCCGCACGGCACCGCGCGGCCTGCCCGCGACCGGCAAGGCCTCGGCCCGCGTCGCCCAGCCCGCCAGCCCGTACGTGCCCCAGACCTCCTGCGACCCGGTGGCCAAGCCCGGGGTGGTCGCCTTCCGCGACCTCGTCCTCGCGACGTACCGGGTGGGCCAGGACTGGGGCATCACCCGCGAGTGCACCGTGGGCGGGGTCAGCGAGCACAAGGAGGGCCGGGCGTGGGACTGGGGCGTGGACTCCACCGATCCCACCCAGGCCGCCGCCGCCCGCGACCTGCTGCGCTGGCTTCTGGCGCCCGGGCCCGACGGTGCTCCGGGCTGGCAGGCCCGTCGGCTGGGCGTGATGTACATCGGCTGGAACAAGCGGATCTGGGGCGCCTACCGCGCCGCGGAGGGCTGGCGCCCGCTCCCCGCGGGGTGGAACCCCCACACCGACCATGTGCACTTCTCGTTCTCCTGGCCCGGGGCGGTCAAGGCGACCGCGTGGTGGACGGCCCGGCCCGCGGCCGCCGACTACGGACCCTGCCCGTCGTACGAGGGCGGACCGGCGCCTCGGCGGCGCGCCGTCGGTGCCAACCACCAGCCCTGCCCCCCGGCGCCCCCCGCGCCCGTCGCGCACGGGCGGCTGCTCTGGTACGGCTCCAGCGGCGGCGACGTCGCCACCCTGCAGGCACGCCTGGGAGTGTCACCACAGTCCGGCTGGTACGGCCCCCTCACCGCCGATGCGGTCGCCGCGTGGCAGGCGGCTCATGGGCTGCCCCGCACCGGCGTCGTCGACGCCCGCACCCGACCGGGGCTGCTCCCCGCCCCGCCGGCCGCGGCCGGTGCACGTCCCCAGGCGACCGCGGGTGAGTCACCGCCGAGCCCGCAGACCCGGCGGCTGCTGGTCCACCGGTTCGGGTCGAAGATCCTCCGCCCCGGGAACCGCAACAAGGCCGTGCGCGCCGTGCAGAAGCTGCTGGTGATGCCGGTGGCGCACCGCACCGGGTTCTTCGGACCCCTGACGCGCGCCGCGGTCACCGCGTACCAGACCCAGCGCGGACTGGTCGCGGACGCCGTCGTCCGCCCGGCGATGTGGGAGCTCCTGCGCGTGGCGCCCTGA
- a CDS encoding cation-translocating P-type ATPase: protein MTVTSAQPRTGLSTREAAERLAIDGPNELPTAKPRNLARQAWDVVREPMLLLLLGAGTVNFLLAEPLDGAILMSFVVVVIGISLYQEHKTENALAALRDLSSPRALVVRDGVQLRIPGRDVVRGDTILLAEGDRVPADGVLVESVNVSVDESALTGESVPVRKVASHDDAATYRMGRPGGDATTWVFSGTLVVKGHGVSVALGTGSDTELGRIGTQLREIETGRTPLQREVNRLVAVIAVIGVLAAVVVVVVYGLTRGVWLEGLLAGIATAMAMLPEEFPVVLTVFMALGAWGMSRRRVLTRRAAVIETLGSATVLCVDKTGTLTLNQMTVHAFVVDGRTILVGDGPLPEDARAVAESAALACPPEPFDPMDLAFTSVRDHHLPDSARPPAGSELVREYPLTEQLLAVTQVWRVPGRHDLQVAVKGAPEAVTGLCDLDPDRVGSVTAEVERAAESGQRILAVGRGRHSPDRPLPDDPRGFDLEYLGLAALYDPVRPGVADAVAECAHAGVRTIMITGDYPATALAIADEIGLDTGSGCITGPELERLSDDELTDRVRRVNVFARMVPEQKLRLVRALQSHGDVVGMTGDGVNDAPALRAADIGIAMGARGTDVARESADLVITDDDFGSIVGGVRQGRGIFDNLRKAMAYIIAVHVPIVGMALVPVFVAEWPLVLLPVQIAFLELIIDPACSVVFQAEQVDPRIMDIPPRGLGEHMLRARVLVLSILQGLSVLAMVLAVYVVAVLADRPDEEVRSITFVTLVIGNLALILVNRSWRLPVWRTFAERRNPTLKWILAGAGILLVLLMSVPALQNAFGFGPVTPADWLLAASAGVLGVLWFEAYKSLRLIRQTSRGRATGGPACEQDSPRAS, encoded by the coding sequence GTGACGGTCACCTCCGCGCAGCCCCGGACCGGCCTGTCGACCCGGGAGGCCGCCGAACGCCTCGCCATCGACGGGCCCAACGAGCTGCCGACCGCGAAGCCCCGCAACCTCGCCCGCCAGGCCTGGGACGTCGTACGGGAGCCGATGCTGCTCCTGCTGCTGGGTGCCGGCACGGTGAACTTCCTGCTCGCCGAGCCACTGGACGGCGCGATCCTGATGTCGTTCGTCGTGGTGGTGATCGGCATCTCGCTGTACCAGGAGCACAAGACCGAGAACGCCCTGGCCGCCTTGCGGGACCTGTCGTCGCCGCGCGCGCTCGTCGTCCGTGACGGCGTGCAGCTGCGCATCCCGGGGCGGGATGTCGTCCGGGGGGACACCATCCTGCTCGCCGAGGGCGACCGCGTCCCCGCGGACGGCGTGCTGGTCGAGAGCGTGAACGTCAGCGTGGACGAGTCCGCCCTGACCGGGGAGTCAGTGCCGGTCCGCAAGGTGGCGTCGCACGACGATGCCGCCACCTACCGGATGGGCCGCCCCGGCGGGGATGCCACCACGTGGGTGTTCTCCGGGACGCTGGTCGTGAAGGGACATGGGGTCTCGGTCGCGCTCGGCACCGGCAGCGACACCGAGCTCGGCCGGATCGGGACCCAGTTGCGCGAGATCGAGACCGGCCGCACGCCGCTGCAGCGCGAGGTCAACCGGCTCGTGGCCGTCATCGCCGTCATCGGGGTGCTCGCCGCCGTCGTGGTGGTCGTCGTGTACGGCCTGACCCGAGGCGTCTGGCTGGAAGGACTCCTCGCGGGGATCGCGACCGCGATGGCCATGCTGCCGGAGGAGTTCCCGGTGGTCCTGACCGTCTTCATGGCGCTGGGCGCATGGGGGATGTCGCGACGGCGGGTGCTGACCCGGCGGGCCGCCGTCATCGAGACACTGGGGTCGGCGACGGTCCTGTGCGTGGACAAGACGGGCACGCTCACCCTCAACCAGATGACCGTCCACGCGTTCGTCGTCGACGGGCGCACCATCCTCGTCGGCGACGGACCGCTGCCCGAGGACGCGCGAGCCGTCGCCGAGTCCGCCGCGCTGGCCTGCCCGCCGGAGCCGTTCGACCCGATGGACCTGGCGTTCACCTCCGTCCGCGACCACCACCTCCCCGACTCGGCGCGCCCGCCGGCGGGTTCCGAGCTGGTCCGGGAGTACCCGCTGACGGAGCAGCTGCTGGCCGTCACGCAGGTGTGGCGCGTGCCGGGACGCCACGACCTCCAGGTCGCGGTCAAGGGCGCACCCGAGGCCGTGACCGGACTGTGCGACCTCGACCCCGACCGTGTCGGTTCGGTCACCGCCGAGGTCGAGCGGGCGGCGGAATCCGGCCAGCGGATCCTCGCCGTGGGCCGGGGACGCCACTCCCCGGACCGGCCGCTGCCGGACGACCCGCGCGGGTTCGACCTGGAGTACCTCGGCCTGGCCGCCCTGTACGACCCGGTCCGGCCGGGCGTCGCCGACGCGGTCGCCGAGTGCGCGCACGCGGGCGTGCGCACGATCATGATCACCGGGGACTACCCCGCCACTGCCCTCGCGATCGCGGACGAGATCGGGTTGGACACCGGCTCGGGGTGCATCACCGGGCCCGAGCTGGAGCGACTGTCGGACGACGAGTTGACGGACCGGGTCCGCCGGGTCAACGTCTTCGCCCGGATGGTGCCCGAGCAGAAGCTGCGCCTGGTGCGGGCACTGCAGTCCCACGGGGACGTCGTCGGCATGACCGGGGACGGCGTCAACGACGCCCCCGCGCTGCGGGCCGCCGACATCGGGATCGCGATGGGGGCCCGCGGGACCGACGTCGCCCGGGAGTCGGCCGACCTGGTCATCACCGACGACGACTTCGGGTCGATCGTGGGAGGGGTCCGTCAGGGTCGCGGCATCTTCGACAACCTGCGCAAGGCGATGGCGTACATCATCGCGGTGCACGTGCCGATCGTCGGGATGGCGTTGGTCCCGGTCTTCGTCGCGGAATGGCCGCTGGTCCTGCTGCCGGTGCAGATCGCGTTCCTGGAGCTCATCATCGACCCGGCCTGCTCCGTGGTCTTCCAGGCCGAGCAGGTCGACCCCCGCATCATGGACATCCCCCCGAGGGGCCTGGGCGAGCACATGCTCCGCGCCCGTGTCCTGGTGCTGTCGATCCTCCAGGGCCTGTCCGTGCTGGCGATGGTCCTGGCCGTGTACGTGGTGGCGGTCCTCGCCGACCGGCCCGACGAGGAAGTGCGGTCGATCACCTTCGTCACGCTGGTCATCGGCAACCTGGCCCTGATCCTGGTCAACCGCTCGTGGCGGCTCCCGGTATGGCGGACGTTCGCCGAGCGCCGCAACCCGACGTTGAAGTGGATCCTGGCCGGCGCCGGGATCCTCCTGGTCCTGCTCATGAGCGTGCCCGCACTGCAGAACGCCTTCGGGTTCGGCCCGGTCACGCCGGCCGACTGGCTGCTGGCGGCCTCGGCCGGGGTTCTCGGGGTGCTGTGGTTCGAGGCGTACAAGAGCCTCCGTCTCATCCGACAGACTTCGCGGGGTCGGGCGACAGGCGGCCCGGCCTGCGAGCAGGATTCACCTCGGGCGTCGTGA
- a CDS encoding alkaline phosphatase family protein has product MAAQDRSHAMDHVIVVLFENRSLDNLLGHLYGPDDGRSFEGVLGAELSNPVPDWAEHQPPDGSGRVAVHVGDFMDAPNPDSGEEYFHTNTQLFGVLDDQNRFAGGDDIKPPYNAPADGAVPTMDGFVADYISFFTWEMGRQPTYEEYAQIMQCYTPEQVPVLNGLARAFGVFDHWFCEVPSQTFMNRSFWTAATCTPLPTGGTTNSPVGHWVHDNTAETLFNRLEAHGRTWKVYVEGDTGASLTGLIHWPRLHERFATHFVPFSEFEKDAAAGDLPDFAMIEPNLLVGHGDYHPAAGAALAKGLHLDVDVPSSILSGEDFLQRVYDAYRGMRSPEGANVWNTTLLIGWDEPGGTYDHVPPGPVPAPDPAAPAGQFGFRFDRSGYRVPAIVVSPWVEPGSVYNAEHRHTSLIATLRRLWDIGDAFTERDKVAAPIDYVFSRETPTGPEQWDVPRANPVPQWQIDWEASDRTLSTLGKVAIPGLIKTARQKGWPVPPQLEDPNFHLTTNLAFHAQQLLFKHIWPLLGPQGQDLDQLKALVAQDLAEATTPEASAG; this is encoded by the coding sequence ATGGCAGCGCAGGACCGTTCCCACGCGATGGACCACGTCATCGTCGTCCTCTTCGAGAACCGATCCCTGGACAACCTGCTGGGCCACCTGTACGGCCCCGACGACGGCAGGTCGTTCGAGGGCGTTCTCGGCGCCGAGCTGAGCAACCCGGTCCCCGACTGGGCCGAGCACCAGCCGCCCGACGGCAGCGGTCGGGTCGCCGTCCACGTCGGCGACTTCATGGACGCGCCCAACCCGGACTCCGGCGAGGAGTACTTCCACACCAACACCCAGCTGTTCGGCGTCCTCGACGACCAGAACCGGTTCGCCGGTGGCGACGACATCAAGCCTCCGTACAACGCCCCGGCCGACGGCGCCGTCCCCACGATGGACGGCTTCGTGGCCGACTACATCTCGTTCTTCACCTGGGAGATGGGCCGGCAGCCGACGTATGAGGAGTACGCGCAGATCATGCAGTGCTACACCCCCGAGCAGGTGCCGGTGCTGAACGGCCTGGCCCGCGCATTCGGGGTGTTCGACCACTGGTTCTGCGAGGTCCCGTCCCAGACGTTCATGAACCGGTCGTTCTGGACGGCCGCCACCTGCACCCCGCTGCCCACGGGCGGGACGACCAACTCGCCCGTCGGCCACTGGGTGCACGACAACACCGCAGAGACCCTCTTCAACCGGCTGGAGGCCCACGGCCGGACGTGGAAGGTGTACGTCGAGGGCGATACCGGCGCCTCCCTGACCGGCCTGATCCACTGGCCCCGGCTGCACGAGCGCTTCGCCACGCACTTCGTGCCCTTCAGCGAGTTCGAGAAGGACGCCGCGGCCGGCGACCTCCCGGACTTCGCGATGATCGAGCCGAACCTGTTGGTGGGCCACGGTGACTACCACCCGGCCGCCGGCGCCGCGCTGGCCAAGGGCCTCCACCTCGACGTCGACGTCCCGTCGTCGATCCTGTCCGGCGAGGACTTCCTGCAACGGGTCTACGACGCCTACCGCGGCATGCGCTCCCCCGAGGGGGCGAACGTGTGGAACACGACCCTGCTGATCGGCTGGGACGAGCCGGGCGGCACGTACGACCACGTCCCGCCCGGTCCCGTCCCGGCGCCCGACCCGGCGGCCCCCGCCGGCCAGTTCGGGTTCCGGTTCGACCGGTCCGGGTATCGGGTGCCGGCCATCGTCGTGTCGCCGTGGGTGGAGCCCGGCTCGGTCTACAACGCCGAGCACCGACACACCTCGCTGATCGCGACCCTGCGGCGGCTGTGGGACATCGGCGACGCCTTCACCGAGCGCGACAAGGTCGCGGCGCCGATCGACTACGTCTTCAGCCGAGAGACGCCCACGGGCCCGGAGCAGTGGGACGTCCCCCGGGCGAACCCGGTGCCGCAGTGGCAGATCGACTGGGAGGCCAGCGACCGGACCCTCAGCACCCTCGGCAAGGTCGCCATCCCCGGCCTGATCAAGACGGCCCGGCAGAAGGGGTGGCCGGTCCCGCCCCAGCTGGAGGACCCGAACTTCCACCTGACCACGAACCTGGCGTTCCACGCGCAGCAGCTGCTCTTCAAGCACATCTGGCCGCTGCTGGGCCCACAGGGCCAGGATCTCGACCAGCTCAAGGCTCTCGTCGCGCAGGACCTGGCGGAGGCCACGACGCCGGAGGCATCGGCCGGGTGA
- a CDS encoding GNAT family N-acetyltransferase, which yields MNGEATAAAVVDLFRRLGIRVPGGWVREEPGVLAVVSGVPFPTMNGVWVHGAEASPTQVADLVGEVAARGVPYCVQVRPGCAEAARVAVAEHALEAQQSVPLMAVEDPAVLRGDAEVGDLTVRQATAGERGTHVEVAASGFECLVPLYEQMMRATDVIPDQKCWLGFVDEVAVTTALTIPTADGSVGVFNVATPPQRRGHGYGAAITAAATRAALAEGARWVWLQSSPPGLGVYRRVGFRVLEEWPFWTSADSG from the coding sequence ATGAACGGTGAGGCGACCGCGGCGGCCGTCGTGGATCTCTTCCGGCGTCTGGGCATCCGAGTGCCCGGGGGGTGGGTGCGCGAGGAGCCCGGCGTCCTCGCCGTCGTCAGCGGCGTCCCCTTCCCCACCATGAACGGCGTCTGGGTCCACGGCGCCGAGGCGTCGCCGACCCAGGTCGCCGACCTGGTCGGCGAGGTGGCCGCTCGCGGAGTGCCGTACTGCGTGCAGGTACGGCCGGGGTGTGCCGAGGCTGCGCGGGTCGCGGTCGCGGAGCACGCCCTCGAGGCGCAGCAGTCCGTCCCCCTGATGGCCGTCGAGGACCCCGCCGTGCTGAGGGGCGACGCCGAGGTCGGCGACCTCACGGTCCGTCAGGCGACGGCGGGTGAGCGCGGCACGCACGTGGAGGTGGCGGCGTCGGGCTTCGAGTGCCTGGTGCCGTTGTACGAGCAGATGATGCGCGCCACCGACGTCATCCCGGACCAGAAGTGCTGGCTGGGGTTCGTCGACGAGGTGGCGGTGACCACGGCGCTGACCATCCCGACGGCGGACGGAAGCGTCGGGGTGTTCAACGTCGCCACCCCGCCCCAGCGTCGCGGGCATGGGTACGGAGCTGCGATCACCGCCGCGGCGACCCGGGCGGCGCTGGCCGAGGGGGCCAGGTGGGTGTGGCTGCAGTCGTCCCCACCCGGCCTCGGCGTGTACCGGCGGGTGGGCTTCCGGGTGCTCGAGGAGTGGCCGTTCTGGACCTCTGCCGACTCAGGATGA
- a CDS encoding TIGR04255 family protein — MKMDKPSLVFVIAAARFAQAPLDLLHDADRTSQFRSAIQRPLAAAGLSQVDVSKGRQFNIAANANGELQVNAFEASVLTAADPSKQVAVTVDPGGISVRATADAYVTHEWLFGLLDIALGSLAASAPEVRYARLGLRYLDLVLPAEQHDVSDYLSGPFAVDMSTAHVPSQMNLEEYVQVAVLSQPKSRARLVAKCFRGSGKVQIPADMADAVVVPALPDAPSGFALLDIDHFIEAASPAETMGVDDLRAELTSLHQGVRDVFVSLLSDHAKTEWGVTE; from the coding sequence ATGAAGATGGACAAGCCCTCACTCGTGTTCGTCATCGCGGCCGCCCGTTTCGCGCAGGCGCCGCTCGACCTTCTCCATGACGCCGATCGCACGTCGCAGTTCCGCTCCGCGATCCAGCGCCCCCTGGCCGCTGCTGGGCTCTCGCAGGTTGACGTGAGCAAGGGACGTCAGTTCAACATCGCAGCGAACGCCAACGGCGAACTCCAGGTCAACGCCTTCGAGGCCTCTGTCCTGACGGCCGCCGACCCGTCAAAGCAGGTTGCGGTAACAGTCGACCCCGGCGGGATCTCGGTGCGAGCCACCGCCGACGCCTACGTCACGCACGAGTGGTTGTTCGGACTACTCGACATCGCCCTAGGGTCGCTCGCAGCCTCGGCACCGGAAGTGCGCTACGCGAGGCTGGGCCTTCGATACCTGGATCTGGTGTTGCCCGCCGAGCAACACGATGTCAGCGACTATCTGTCTGGTCCGTTCGCCGTAGACATGTCCACCGCTCATGTGCCATCCCAGATGAACCTGGAGGAGTACGTCCAGGTGGCGGTGCTGAGCCAGCCCAAGAGCAGAGCAAGGCTGGTCGCAAAGTGCTTCCGGGGAAGCGGCAAGGTCCAGATCCCGGCAGACATGGCCGATGCAGTGGTCGTTCCAGCACTCCCCGACGCCCCGAGCGGCTTCGCTCTACTCGACATCGACCACTTCATCGAGGCAGCAAGTCCTGCCGAAACCATGGGCGTTGACGATCTGCGCGCCGAACTAACCTCGCTACACCAGGGTGTCAGGGACGTGTTCGTTAGCCTGCTGTCCGATCACGCCAAGACGGAATGGGGGGTGACGGAGTGA
- a CDS encoding helix-turn-helix transcriptional regulator, protein MTTIVGHDVVDNVERAINYESTGEREHLIATPVSTQCSNFAIVYVNNEAIPIGEPVFATGIMAHSLDDLLPHHAELRMTRTIDLFAKAMTGNLLGGLSESILNATVLIDTSQKDAALLADSVISGFHLTKTQLASIAGVSRQSVHGWLRGAQDMSPATYRRLTHLDHLLTALANAGVRRPGAALAVPIFEGRRSAADLIRDDEWDEVRDTALLVGQATTRPRPASVDIDTERVMREVDRAGRFLSRDE, encoded by the coding sequence GTGACGACAATCGTTGGCCACGACGTCGTAGATAACGTCGAGCGTGCCATCAACTACGAGTCCACCGGAGAGCGCGAGCACCTCATCGCGACACCGGTAAGCACTCAGTGCAGCAACTTCGCCATCGTCTACGTCAACAACGAAGCCATCCCGATTGGGGAGCCGGTGTTCGCCACCGGCATCATGGCGCACAGCCTCGACGACCTTCTGCCGCATCATGCTGAACTGCGCATGACGCGCACGATCGACCTCTTCGCCAAGGCGATGACCGGGAACCTCCTCGGCGGCCTGAGCGAGTCCATCCTGAACGCGACCGTCCTGATCGACACGAGCCAGAAGGATGCAGCCCTTCTCGCCGACTCGGTGATCTCAGGGTTTCACCTGACCAAGACACAGTTGGCGTCCATCGCTGGCGTTTCCCGCCAATCGGTCCACGGCTGGCTGCGCGGTGCCCAGGACATGAGCCCGGCAACATACCGCCGGCTGACTCATCTGGACCATCTGCTCACGGCGCTGGCAAACGCAGGGGTGCGGCGCCCAGGGGCGGCTCTCGCTGTTCCCATCTTCGAGGGCCGCCGTTCGGCGGCCGATCTGATTCGCGACGATGAGTGGGATGAGGTCCGAGACACAGCCCTTCTCGTTGGGCAGGCCACCACGCGACCCCGACCGGCATCGGTAGACATCGACACCGAGCGTGTCATGCGCGAGGTCGACCGAGCAGGACGCTTCCTGTCGAGGGATGAGTGA
- a CDS encoding DUF2252 family protein, translated as MAALFRQLFREYRATLQEDRQELLKRYEIIDFGHKVVGVGSVGLLAFVFLLQGRDDDDLMVLQVKQAQSSVLEAFTRPSAYTRHGRRVVVGQRLMQAASDSFLGWIDGPRGRSFYVRQLRDMKWSPDPSRFDELRIQRFAVVTGRTLARAHARAGDAVALAAYLGKGRAFDKAMEAFGSAYVQQVDEDYAAFMAAIRDGRMTAYEEPGGKQVVTAVDSLSNAGLAEPAAKAKKTPARKTATRKTATKKTAATRAATTRKAPATKAAASAPATEPTAP; from the coding sequence GTGGCGGCCCTGTTCCGCCAGCTGTTCCGCGAGTACCGGGCGACCCTGCAGGAGGACCGCCAGGAGCTCCTGAAGCGCTACGAGATCATCGACTTCGGGCACAAGGTGGTCGGGGTCGGCAGTGTCGGGCTGCTCGCGTTCGTGTTCCTGCTGCAGGGGCGCGACGACGACGACCTGATGGTGCTGCAGGTCAAGCAGGCGCAGTCGTCCGTGCTGGAGGCCTTCACCAGGCCTTCGGCGTACACCCGGCATGGGCGACGGGTCGTCGTCGGGCAGCGCCTCATGCAGGCCGCGAGCGACTCCTTCCTCGGCTGGATCGACGGCCCGCGGGGGCGCAGCTTCTACGTGCGCCAGCTGCGCGACATGAAGTGGTCCCCCGATCCCTCCCGCTTCGACGAGCTGCGCATCCAGCGGTTCGCGGTCGTCACCGGCCGGACCCTGGCGCGCGCGCATGCCCGGGCCGGCGACGCGGTCGCGCTCGCGGCGTACCTCGGGAAGGGGCGCGCGTTCGACAAGGCGATGGAGGCGTTCGGCTCCGCGTACGTGCAGCAGGTGGACGAGGACTACGCCGCCTTCATGGCCGCCATCCGTGATGGGCGGATGACCGCGTACGAGGAGCCCGGCGGCAAGCAGGTCGTCACCGCGGTGGACTCGCTGAGCAACGCCGGGCTGGCGGAGCCCGCGGCGAAGGCGAAGAAGACACCGGCGAGGAAGACGGCGACGAGGAAGACGGCGACGAAGAAGACGGCGGCGACGCGGGCTGCGACGACGAGGAAAGCCCCGGCGACGAAGGCGGCGGCGAGCGCGCCGGCCACCGAGCCGACGGCGCCGTAG
- a CDS encoding DUF2252 family protein: MATSGGTPVAGGPGAKPGSVTDLFDRDLIEAEEELHQRLAKASNVRPVVHPTLEDRRRRGRVARAEVPRSELGAWLPAADRPDPVALLMGQEESRVQDLVPLRHARMAVSPFAFYRGSALVMASDLASQPRTALDVQLCGDAHLSNFGVFGAPDRTLVFDVNDFDETHPGPFEWDVKRLVTSFLLAARDSGLSDRVGQEAATAASASYRTSMAEFAQMPEIDLWYERLDLAGVYATITGSEVVPTSKELARRARRIIDTAAEKARSRDSWSAVSKLTEVVDGQRRFRSQPPCWPGSTSTMTWRPCSASCSASTGRPCRRTARSS; the protein is encoded by the coding sequence ATGGCAACCAGTGGCGGGACGCCCGTAGCGGGCGGTCCCGGGGCGAAGCCCGGCAGCGTGACGGACCTGTTCGACCGCGACCTGATCGAGGCCGAGGAGGAGTTGCATCAGCGGCTGGCCAAGGCCTCCAACGTCCGGCCCGTCGTCCATCCCACGCTGGAGGACCGCCGGCGGCGGGGGCGCGTGGCTCGAGCGGAGGTCCCGCGCAGTGAGCTCGGCGCGTGGCTGCCGGCGGCGGACCGCCCGGACCCGGTCGCCCTGCTCATGGGCCAGGAGGAGTCCCGGGTGCAGGATCTGGTGCCGCTGCGGCACGCCCGGATGGCGGTCAGCCCGTTCGCGTTCTACCGCGGGTCCGCGCTGGTGATGGCCTCGGACCTGGCCTCGCAGCCTCGGACCGCGCTGGACGTGCAGCTGTGCGGGGACGCCCACCTGTCGAACTTCGGCGTCTTCGGGGCCCCCGACCGCACCCTGGTCTTCGACGTGAACGACTTCGACGAGACCCACCCCGGTCCGTTCGAGTGGGACGTCAAGCGGCTGGTGACGTCGTTCCTGCTGGCCGCCCGCGACTCCGGGCTGTCCGACCGCGTCGGCCAGGAGGCGGCGACCGCCGCCTCGGCCTCGTACCGGACGTCGATGGCCGAGTTCGCGCAGATGCCGGAGATCGACCTGTGGTACGAGCGGCTGGACCTCGCCGGGGTCTACGCGACGATCACCGGCTCAGAGGTGGTCCCGACGTCGAAGGAGCTCGCGAGGCGAGCGCGCCGGATCATCGACACGGCGGCGGAGAAGGCGCGCTCGCGGGACTCCTGGTCCGCGGTGTCCAAGCTCACCGAGGTCGTGGACGGACAGCGCCGCTTCCGCTCGCAGCCCCCGTGCTGGCCAGGCTCGACCTCGACGATGACGTGGCGGCCCTGTTCCGCCAGCTGTTCCGCGAGTACCGGGCGACCCTGCAGGAGGACCGCCAGGAGCTCCTGA